A stretch of DNA from Chionomys nivalis chromosome 22, mChiNiv1.1, whole genome shotgun sequence:
AATGTCCTATAGGAGTGAGCGTGACAGGACAAGATCCTTGCTATGCACAGGCCTGTTACCTGGCCCTGCACTGCATGGAGACACATGGCACCTGTTCCACGCATGTTCTAATGCCAGTGACAGCCCAGCAGACACAGCTGAGGAAGTGCAGAACCCTGAGGAGAGTAGAAGGAAAGACCTCGCTGAGGGGACATAGCTGAACCAGGCAAAGCCCAGAGAGAGTGAAGTATACTATGGACCCAGGTTGATACCGCCAACCTGTGTGTTTGGGTCAGGAAGGCCTGTCCCTTGCGGAAGACAGGTTGCAGAAGGCAGTAGAGACTCTTCCCTTGAAAAGCAAGAGCAGACCTGGGCTGGTACCCACTCTGGCAGCACTATCAGGTGAGGGGAAGAGGGGCTGAaacccactccccttccccaccAGCCTGGGAAATGGTTCTGAGGGCCGGCTGGCTTGAGTGATGGGGAGGAAACTCCGAGGAGGTCAGCAGCACCCGGTCAGGGAAGGACGTGGCAGGCTGCTCAGGAGGCTGCTCTGAGGCAGGGCGCAGGGCTTGGCTGCCAACTTACCAGCTACTCAGAAAAAGCCCAAGAGTATAAGACTACACCACTTCACACTTTCCAGAAACGTCAGAGAGCATGAGCATTAAAGAGAAAACTCTGCCGAGCAtggtgtctttaattccagcactcgggaggcaaaggccagtgtggtctacagagcgagttctaggacaggttccaaagctacaaagaaaccatttcaaaaaaccaaaagaaaagaaaaagaaataagaacaagTTATTTTAGCCTGGTGTGGTagtacactttaatcccagcacccagaaggggCCTTTTCAGTAGCAGCAAATGGAACTTATTTATCCTGTTTATGATAGTTCTGGTTACTTTACTTTAGTGGCTGGGGGAAGTCTCCATTTCTGGGGCACGTGTGGGTCTCTTCATTTATCTCTCTCTGGCCTGgaatcaagctggccttgaacacatagaGATCTCCTGCCTCGGAGCTCTGGGGTAAAAGCATGcacaaccatgcctggcttttattttcaCCTTTAAGGGATAAAATACTGGGGgctgagagacggctcagcagggaGTTAAGAACAATGGCTGCTCTTGAGAGAGGTCTCACGGTCATGCCCAGAACCTACATCAGGCAGGTAAcaacacctataactccagctccaggggaccccacACTCTCCCTGGctcccatgaacacacacatgcacatacacaacacacacaatacttgttcttttgttttttgagacagggtttctctgtgtaacaatcctggctgtcctggctactctgtagaccaggctggcctccaactcagagatccgcctgcctctgcctcccgagtgctgggattacaagcacgcgcaaccaccgcctggctccaagtaagtacatatgtacatatttgtatGTACATACGTGTGCGTGTTCCTTTTTTTCAAAGGCAAAATACTACTAAGCTTCTCTTTAAAATGCTtcagtctggggctggagagatggctcagaggataagagcactcactggctgctcttccagaggtcctgagttcaggcGAATAGGCAGACAGGGCAGGCAGGGACAGGGGGGTAGAGCTGGGACCCATGTTCAGTTCTGAATGGATAAAGGAAGTACCGGCAGGCAGAACTCCTCAAAGGCTGGCTTCACGAAGGTGGTGTACTGGGTCAGAATCTGCTCCAGGTCCCTCCCTCGGTGCACGTCCCGGAGAACTGCAGCAACAGGAGCAAGGCGCCACCGTAAGCCTCTTTGGGACCCTGGAGGACCCCAGCCCCAGCCAGGGACCTAGAGGCCCTTACCTCTTCGAGACAGCCGGACATCAGAGTCTGTGTCCACAAAGAGGCGCAGGTGGAACATGTCCCGGATCTCCTGAGTGTAGAAAACCAAGATGCCCTCGAACAGAACCACATCAGCTGGGTAGACCACTGTGGTCTCTGGTAACCTGTCAGGGAAAGGCAGACGAGGCCCTGCTTGACAGTCCACAAAACCAGAGAGGTGGGATCCACCAGAGGACAGTGGGTGTGGCCAGCCCTCTCTCACAGCGCCTCCCAGGAACTACTGGCTTACCTTGAGTGGGTCACAAAATCATAGGTGGGGACCTCGACAGTTTTGCCTTCAACAATGTTTTTCAGGGTCTTGTGCATCAGATCATTATCAAAAGCATCTACAAAAACAGCAAAAGCCAGACTGCCCAGCTGCCCTGGGGAGAACTGCCCCTGCCCAGGGTCAGCACAGTGGGAGCCAGGGCTACTGAAGCGGCTACAGCACACCACCAGGAACAAAGACTTTCTCCTCTGCCCCTCTGTATCTGGGAAGAGCCCAATAAGAGTGTGTTCTCTGACCTTCTTGTGTCCCTAGGAAAGCTGACTTTCTAGGCACCTTCCAGACCAGGAAATAGCTCCAAGGCCTGGTACCAGGCTGGGCTCTGCTTTGACTACCAGTCTCTCTGAAGATTGCTCCCAGACAGTTTGAGGAATCCATAGGTCACCCAGGCAGAAGGGTGGTGCAAAGAGCCCCCAGCAGCAAGGTGCTGAGAGGCGATTTCAACACATCGAGAAGTGACCTGAAGACCCCTCTGCTACCTCCTTCCCAAGTGGCTCTAGCCAAGGCCTTGTgccccatgaccacagcaattcagCAAATCCTAACATGGGCTGACTACCATGGGTAATGAGGGTGAGCTTCACGAAGCCTCTCTGCTCCTGCGTTCTAGTACAGCCTTGGCAGTTGGTATCCAGCAGCTCTCTGTTCAGCCTTGGTCTCTCTGCAACGTATCCTACACACATGCAGCCTCCTATGGCCGTCTGCATCCAGCAAACAGCTCGGTGAGCCCCTATTCTGGCAGCCTGCATCTACACGCACCTCTGTTGTCCGGCAGTGTGCGATCCCCGGAGAGCCCGcgtccaccctccacccccacctctccaGGCAGGCTGTCTGCATGTACCTGGGTGGTCGAAATTGTACTGTCCTTTCAGGGCCTTGGCCTTCTGCTCGGCCGTCAGAACCTTATAGAAGCAGTCCTGGCTCAGGATGACCAACTTGCGCTGCCGGCGGTCCACTTCGTTCTGTCCCAGCAGCTCCATGATCTTCTCGCACACAGTTGACTGGGGACAGAAAGGGCCGGGAGTGGGCCTGGGCAGTGACCCACCAGCCCCCGGGGGCGGCCCCTTGGCTGCTAGCAACAGGTGACGCGGCTGGGCGGGAGGCAATGGCGCCCCAACCCGCGGCCGTCAGTCCCTCCGCGAGGCCCGGGCGCAGGCCACCCACCTTGCCGCTAGCGGTGCCGCCGCTCACGCCGATGAGGAACGGCCGCGGCTGGGGACGATCGGCCTCGGGCGCGGCGCTCTCGCAGCCGCCGCCTCCCGCCGAAGCCATGTCAGGCGCCGCGGCCCTACATCCACCGATTCTGCCCGCTCCCGCCGGGACTCAGGGGCGAACGCCGTGCGCAGTGCTTCCGGGGACCAGCACGCATGCGTGCGGGGGGCGCGGCTCTCTGGGTGGAAGCCTAGGAAGGCCTGGTGACTCCTGGGTGACCCCGTACCTGGAGGTGGGGCCTGGATGTGGCTCCACCTCCCTCCAACaagtttttggttttgggtttggtttattggagacagggtttctctgtatagccctgactgttctggaactctctgtagaccaggctggcctcaaactcacagagatcctcctgcctctgttttcccaagtgcgccaccaccacctctcattttattttatgtgtatggatattttacctgcatgtgtttgtgtactaCATTCGTGGAGTTCCCACAGAAGCTCTTAGAAGAAGGATACTGGATCCCCTGAGCCTGGAATTTCAGTCAGATGTAAGCTACTGATggatgcttggaactgaacctaggtcctctggaagagcagtatctGCAGCTCCCACACCtggtttttaaattctttgttgttgttcgcTTTGTTTGAGACAATGTCTAGAACTTGaaatgtagaccaggatagctttgaattcacagagacctcctgtttctgccttccgagtgctgggactgaaaacGCGTGCCTGGTTTTAAATTCTTACTGTAAGCCTTGCTCCTGACGTTCATCTACTGTGAATAATTAGGTGTGGGAGATGGAGCAGCTCAATTAGCTGCAAGCTGCTGGACTCTCGACCTCGCTGCCTGCCCTGAGCGAAAGCTCAGGCCGTCCAACAGCCAACTCAACTATTTTTATGCCAGCAGTAACTTTTCTAACAGCCGGCAGAGGCCTGAAGAATGCTATACAGTGAACAGAGCTCCTGAAGGCACAGCCTCAGCTAGGGCTGTTCCAGTTTGTCCCAGACTTTCCCAGCATAAACCTCTAAACTCCAGATGACGGCAACCATACGGCAACCATCCCATCTAGGCCAGAGCAGGAGCAGGACGAGATCATCCAACTGATCAAAGCAAGCCTaggaggggagcatggcagaaaAGGATAGCCCATCTCAGAGCAGGGCCACACAGGCTTCGGGGAGTCAGGGAAGGACCACTGAGAGACTCAGGACTGAAGAGAACAACCATACCACCGGGTGCTCCCTGCTCTCCCCGACCCTGTCCACATCTGCCTGCTCATTTAACTCCCTGTCAGCTTAGAAGGCCAGCTAGGCCCTCCTCTGTTCTTGCCCGtatctctccccactcctcatgCTCctattctttccatttttactttCCCCGAGGACATACCTGACCTGGTGTGAGGAGCTCTAACTCAGTCTCCTGAGAGATGGAGCCCTTCTACATCATCCGATTGCATCTGTGCCTCCCTTTATCTACCTATAGCCgagctcctccatctccaccacaGCCgagctcctccatctccaccacaGCCgagctcctccatctccaccacaGCCgagctcctccatctccaccacaGCTGAGCTCCTCCATCTTCACCACAGCCgaactcctccatctccaccacaGCCgagctcctccatctccaccacaGCCGAGCTCCTCCATCTCCAACCACAGCTgagctcctccatctccaccacaGCCGAGCTCCTCCATCTCCAACCACAGCTgagctcctccatctccaccacaGCCGagctcctccacctccaccacagcTGAACTCCTCCATCTTCACCACAGCCGAGCTCCTCCATCTTCCCCCTTGGCgagctcctccatctccaccacaGCCGAGCTCCTCCATCTTCCCCCGTAGCCgagctcctccatctccaccacaGCTGAACTCTTCCATCTTCCCCATAGCCAAATGTACAAATGGAACATGCTAGATCTTTGGGGCTCTATGAAAATGAATTATGAACATAAAAGGATGAGAAGAACCTCATGCCAAAGGAtaggaaacattttctttcctttctttttctgtttttttttttttgagacagggtttctctgtggttttggagcatgtcctggaactaggtcttgtagaccaggctggtctcgaactcacagagatccgcctgcctctgcctcccgagggctgggattaaaggcgtgtgccaccaccgcccggcttctggtttttttttgtgggacAGGGTTCtttgtgcaacagtcctggctgtcctaaaactctcttggtagtccaggctggcctcaaactcactgagatctgcctccctctgtaagtggagactgctctttcattttccGGCCACCTAGACTCAAAtagtcacacaaaaactatattaattaaaacactatttggctgatggctcagccatatttttagctaactttttcatcttaaataaaccatttctattaatctatgtattaccacgaggctgtggtctaccagtaaggttcAGGGGATCTCTCTCCTTCAGGAGCTACaaggcatctgcctgactccacctcctttccttctttatctctgcttggaattcccgtcTTGCTATATTcagccctgccatagaccaaagcagcttctttattaaccaatggtaataaaacttatccccagcatacagaggggaatcccacatcatgcctctgccttccaagtgctgggactaaaggtgtgccaccaccaccacccggcaagaaacattttcaataaaCTCATAGCAAAAACATTTGTCAAATCCCtgtccagggactggagagatggctcagtggttaagagcattgcctgctcttccaaaggtcctgagttcaattcccagcaaccacatggtggctcacaaccatctgtaatgaggtctggcgccctcttctggccttcaggcatacggacagaatattgcatacataataaataaataaatatttaaaaagaaaaaaaaattcctgtccaggtcaagaggcatttagaaaacaaatggaCGAGTGAAGAAAGTTCACTCATCAAGTTATAGTGGAAAcactaagaataaaatatatggaATGCTATAAAGGAGTCGATATAAACATAGGTAGGCCCCTGAGAATAACAGCTGATTTCTCAATAAAATCTAAACTCAGAATAGATCAGAATGATGTATTTCAAGTTTTGAAAGACCACAGCAACCTTTATACTCAGCAAAACTGTCatacttgagaaagaaaaaatttccatgataaaagcaggcaaaagagactgggtggtggtggcacacctttacttccagcactcgggaggcagaggcaggtggatctctgtgagtttgaggccagcctgcattAAAAAATTAGTTCAAAGATAGCCAGAGATGTAACacccagttttgaaaaaaaaaaaaaagcaggcaaaagGAATTTATGAAGACTAATCTCTGTAGAGAAAACTGACAAGAATGGTCTGGACTGAGGAGAAAGATAAATGCACCCAAGAGGTTAGGGGGAGCATCGCCACGCTACAGTGAGAATCGGGAAAGCAGGCAGCACAAAACGGGCAGGTGTGCGCCAACATCCAGGCTCAGATTGAGTCTGAACTACCTGTGTGCCTCTGTAGCTGAGAACGACCTTGAAATTGTGAGCTCCTGATTCTACTTCCAAACtactgggactgcaggcatgcaGCACtctgcctggtttatgtggtactaGGGATTGACCCCAGTATGATCGGCGagtactctaccagctgagctatttTCCAGACACAATgacttactttttatttgttttgtgacctCCTTCCCTTGAATATAAACCCCACAAGGCAGGAGTGTTAGTTTGTTTTGTCCAATAATTCACTCCTGGAATTTAGAGCCCCTAACACTTGAT
This window harbors:
- the Uck1 gene encoding uridine-cytidine kinase 1 isoform X2; translated protein: MASAGGGGCESAAPEADRPQPRPFLIGVSGGTASGKSTVCEKIMELLGQNEVDRRQRKLVILSQDCFYKVLTAEQKAKALKGQYNFDHPDAFDNDLMHKTLKNIVEGKTVEVPTYDFVTHSRLPETTVVYPADVVLFEGILVFYTQEIRDMFHLRLFVDTDSDVRLSRRVLRDVHRGRDLEQILTQYTTFVKPAFEEFCLPLWNLS
- the Uck1 gene encoding uridine-cytidine kinase 1 isoform X1, with amino-acid sequence MASAGGGGCESAAPEADRPQPRPFLIGVSGGTASGKSTVCEKIMELLGQNEVDRRQRKLVILSQDCFYKVLTAEQKAKALKGQYNFDHPDAFDNDLMHKTLKNIVEGKTVEVPTYDFVTHSRLPETTVVYPADVVLFEGILVFYTQEIRDMFHLRLFVDTDSDVRLSRRVLRDVHRGRDLEQILTQYTTFVKPAFEEFCLPTKKYADVIIPRGVDNMVAINLIVQHIQDILNGDLCKRHRGGPNGRNYKRTFPEPGEHPGVLATGKRSHLESSSRPH